In Phycisphaerales bacterium, the following proteins share a genomic window:
- a CDS encoding NADH-quinone oxidoreductase subunit B, producing the protein MSWIENRFEDNLIITGVDFALNWARKSSIWPMTFGLACCAIEMMAFGASRFDVDRFGAGAFRATPRQSDLMIVAGTVTYKMASRVRRLYEQMPDPKYVIAMGACTVGGGPYFKYGYHVVKGVDLVVPVDIYVPGCPPRPEALIEGLMRLQDKISAQTIGLPKGARKAAREYDMPIPAPALAT; encoded by the coding sequence ATGAGTTGGATCGAGAACCGTTTCGAAGACAATCTCATCATCACCGGCGTCGATTTCGCGCTCAACTGGGCCCGCAAGTCGAGCATCTGGCCCATGACCTTCGGCCTGGCGTGCTGCGCGATCGAGATGATGGCCTTCGGTGCTTCGCGATTTGACGTCGATCGATTCGGCGCCGGCGCTTTCCGCGCCACACCCCGGCAGTCGGATCTCATGATCGTCGCCGGCACTGTGACGTACAAGATGGCCTCCCGCGTGCGCCGGCTCTACGAGCAGATGCCCGATCCCAAGTACGTCATCGCCATGGGCGCGTGCACCGTCGGCGGCGGGCCGTACTTCAAGTACGGCTATCACGTCGTCAAGGGCGTCGATCTCGTCGTGCCCGTGGATATCTACGTGCCCGGCTGCCCGCCGCGGCCCGAGGCGCTCATTGAGGGCCTCATGCGCCTGCAGGACAAGATCAGTGCCCAGACCATCGGCCTGCCCAAGGGAGCCCGGAAGGCCGCCCGCGAGTACGACATGCCGATTCCCGCGCCGGCGCTGGCGACCTGA
- a CDS encoding isoprenyl transferase, translating to MGSAAEKVEQSPDARRAAGAGGTPRFPAPTPQLRLPDVPLDRLPRSIAIIMDGNGRWAVERGLPRMHGHKTGAQSVRSVVTECAHLGIEALTLYSFSIENWKRPEDEVDFLMSLYEVYLIAERQEMIDNNIRFIQCGRRSGLPGRVLEELDRTIEATRHCSGLKLVLAINYGSRAEITDAVKAIASKVQAGVLRADDINEETIRSHLYVPELPDPDLLIRTAGEMRISNYLLWQISYAELYVTKTLWPDFGVEGLRAAIRDYASRHRRFGGIDHSNS from the coding sequence ATGGGCAGTGCTGCGGAAAAGGTGGAGCAATCGCCGGACGCCCGCCGGGCCGCGGGGGCAGGCGGGACTCCTCGATTCCCGGCGCCGACTCCGCAACTGCGCCTGCCCGATGTGCCGCTCGACCGGCTGCCGCGCAGCATCGCGATCATCATGGACGGCAACGGGCGCTGGGCAGTGGAGCGCGGCCTGCCGCGCATGCATGGCCACAAGACCGGAGCGCAATCGGTGCGGTCGGTCGTGACCGAGTGCGCCCATCTCGGCATCGAAGCGCTGACACTGTACAGTTTTTCCATCGAGAACTGGAAGCGGCCGGAGGACGAAGTCGATTTCCTCATGAGCCTGTATGAGGTTTATCTCATCGCCGAGCGGCAGGAGATGATCGACAACAACATCCGCTTCATCCAGTGCGGCCGCCGAAGCGGGCTGCCCGGGCGCGTCCTCGAAGAACTGGATCGCACCATCGAAGCGACGCGGCACTGCAGCGGCCTGAAACTGGTGCTCGCCATCAACTACGGGTCGCGGGCCGAGATCACCGACGCGGTCAAGGCGATTGCCTCGAAGGTGCAGGCGGGCGTGCTGCGCGCCGACGACATCAACGAAGAGACGATCCGCTCGCATCTCTACGTGCCGGAACTGCCCGATCCGGATCTGCTTATCAGGACGGCCGGCGAGATGCGCATCAGCAACTACCTGCTGTGGCAGATCAGTTATGCGGAACTGTACGTGACCAAGACGCTCTGGCCCGATTTCGGCGTGGAGGGATTGCGCGCAGCCATCCGCGACTACGCCAGTCGTCACCGGCGCTTCGGCGGCATTGACCACAGCAACTCGTGA
- a CDS encoding tetratricopeptide repeat protein encodes MAIGAEPTTGSARQVVLLFSDIVDSVGMKTRLGDQAYVLLLKRHAELFRDAMSNSLRGVLLKDTGDGFLAQFETPGEAVCTALSFQWALANEPWQSEAIRVRIAIHAGTAIEVPDERGRYDVSGLAVDLAARVMSLAGPSQILLTNHCFNDARQYVREHPRIGSGEAPPLAWLAHGPYVFQGADEPILIHEVGARGVAPLEPPRNTDKARQAVPAGDEETYGWRPARGLEVPHRPGWFIERQLGVGGSGEVWLAQHQRTRGYRVFKFCFDPDRLRSLKRELTLFRLLRDVLGDRSDIARLYEVNFESPPFYLESEYAPLGDLRIWAQEQGGIQAVPMDFRLELLRQVAQAVAAAHSVGVLHKDLKPSNVLIDRSADGTPRPMISDFGIGVLQDRARLLERHITMSGFTVTQTTANLSSRSGTPMYAPPEMLAPVPSGHADAKPAAFTAQGDVYAIGVMLYQMLAGDLDRPLAPGWQRDLERTIEDPVRREILTNDVAEMVDGDVGHRLASAAEAARRLGALDQRCHELAQARQEQLAREEVDRRMAALRRRVGAAVRWTIAASLMALLGVSWFFLNRERGLRAQEIESRTLAESRARDLEEVKRFLGTVLTGADLEAMSMDMVGEIRQALQMSGALGRNPDSLPDQPIAGPGPGTGADDRPPLRQDGPPIGRGGPNDARRRPAVAALDELTRQGAPTVLAIHIVNKHFFSRAIVSLRDADSVRPVVKASLFQTLADLMMDVGFLEGAEQALSRAREIREELLSPHDADSIETRISLGVLLREQGRIADAVEQLEAALETCRTALGPDDPLTIQASHRLALTLILGGEPRQAIELIGDRSAAGGDVLALSGEIIHARALGASGRVDEARAMLEATFAKASSALGSDSALAIEAELRFAELLARAAQVADAKPHFENAIALRRRTLGRSHRQTLEAELGRASVLLAVGELDSIEPTPAALYEDCHKTLGPAHRVTTEAAEVLALFLIQSDELEEAESLLNRMLDTAGPEFEYRAWRIAAPATILADRYEALHAQFPSEDYGERAAIWRARSTTLPPAGADQ; translated from the coding sequence GTGGCGATCGGCGCGGAACCAACGACGGGCTCTGCTCGGCAGGTCGTGTTGCTCTTCAGCGACATCGTTGATTCCGTCGGCATGAAGACGCGGCTCGGCGACCAGGCCTATGTCCTGCTGCTCAAGCGCCACGCCGAACTGTTCCGCGATGCCATGTCCAACTCGCTTCGGGGCGTGCTGCTCAAGGACACCGGCGATGGGTTTCTGGCGCAGTTCGAGACGCCCGGTGAGGCGGTTTGTACGGCCCTTTCGTTCCAGTGGGCTTTGGCGAACGAGCCATGGCAGAGCGAGGCGATTCGTGTTCGAATCGCGATTCACGCGGGTACTGCGATCGAAGTCCCCGACGAGCGAGGCCGGTACGACGTGTCGGGGCTAGCCGTCGATCTGGCCGCGAGGGTGATGAGCCTGGCGGGTCCGAGCCAGATTCTGCTTACGAACCACTGCTTCAACGACGCGCGGCAGTACGTGCGCGAGCATCCCCGGATAGGTTCCGGTGAAGCGCCGCCGCTGGCGTGGCTGGCGCACGGCCCGTACGTTTTTCAGGGCGCAGACGAACCGATTCTCATCCACGAGGTCGGGGCGCGGGGCGTGGCGCCGCTCGAGCCTCCGCGAAATACGGATAAGGCGCGGCAGGCCGTTCCCGCCGGCGACGAGGAGACCTACGGCTGGCGCCCGGCGCGCGGCCTCGAAGTGCCGCATCGGCCAGGCTGGTTCATTGAGCGACAACTGGGAGTCGGCGGGTCGGGCGAAGTCTGGCTCGCGCAGCATCAGCGCACGCGCGGCTACCGCGTCTTCAAATTCTGCTTCGACCCGGATCGACTTCGTTCGCTCAAGCGCGAGTTGACTCTGTTCCGGCTCCTGCGCGATGTTCTGGGCGACAGATCCGATATCGCTCGGCTGTACGAGGTGAACTTCGAGTCTCCGCCGTTTTACCTCGAGAGCGAGTATGCGCCGCTCGGCGACCTGAGAATCTGGGCTCAGGAGCAGGGCGGCATCCAGGCGGTGCCGATGGACTTCCGACTCGAACTGCTCCGCCAGGTCGCGCAGGCCGTGGCCGCGGCTCATAGCGTGGGTGTGTTGCACAAGGACCTCAAGCCGTCCAACGTGCTCATCGACCGATCGGCGGACGGTACGCCGCGGCCGATGATCAGCGACTTTGGAATCGGCGTGCTGCAGGACCGCGCGCGCCTGCTCGAACGGCACATCACCATGTCTGGCTTCACGGTGACGCAGACGACGGCCAATCTGTCGAGCCGTTCGGGGACGCCGATGTATGCGCCGCCCGAAATGCTCGCCCCCGTTCCGAGTGGTCATGCAGATGCGAAACCTGCGGCCTTCACAGCACAGGGCGATGTCTACGCCATCGGCGTCATGCTCTACCAGATGCTCGCGGGAGACCTCGATCGGCCGCTCGCGCCTGGCTGGCAGCGCGACCTCGAACGGACTATCGAGGACCCGGTGCGGCGCGAGATCCTGACCAACGACGTGGCGGAGATGGTGGATGGAGATGTCGGCCATCGACTGGCCAGCGCGGCCGAAGCGGCTCGCCGTCTGGGCGCACTCGACCAGCGGTGTCATGAACTCGCCCAGGCGCGACAGGAACAGCTGGCGCGCGAAGAGGTCGATCGCCGCATGGCGGCGTTGCGGCGGCGCGTCGGCGCCGCGGTCCGCTGGACGATTGCGGCATCGCTGATGGCGCTGCTGGGTGTGTCGTGGTTCTTTCTGAATCGGGAGCGAGGCCTGCGGGCCCAGGAAATCGAGTCGCGCACGCTGGCGGAGAGCCGGGCGCGCGATCTGGAGGAAGTGAAGCGCTTTCTCGGTACGGTGCTGACCGGCGCGGATCTCGAAGCCATGAGCATGGACATGGTCGGCGAGATTCGCCAGGCCCTGCAGATGTCGGGCGCGCTGGGACGCAACCCGGACAGCCTGCCCGACCAACCGATTGCCGGCCCTGGCCCCGGGACGGGCGCGGACGACCGTCCGCCCCTCAGGCAGGACGGGCCGCCGATTGGCCGCGGCGGGCCGAACGACGCGCGCCGCCGGCCGGCAGTCGCCGCCCTCGACGAACTCACGCGTCAGGGCGCACCGACCGTGCTGGCGATTCACATCGTGAACAAGCACTTTTTCTCGCGTGCAATTGTCTCGTTGCGCGACGCCGACTCCGTTCGTCCCGTCGTGAAGGCGTCACTGTTTCAGACGCTGGCGGATCTGATGATGGACGTGGGCTTTCTCGAAGGGGCGGAGCAGGCGTTGTCTCGTGCGAGGGAGATCCGGGAGGAATTGCTCAGTCCTCACGATGCCGATTCGATTGAAACGAGGATCAGCCTCGGGGTGCTGCTCCGCGAGCAGGGGCGCATCGCGGATGCGGTAGAGCAGCTTGAGGCCGCATTGGAGACATGTCGCACCGCACTCGGTCCTGACGATCCGCTGACGATACAGGCGTCGCACAGACTCGCACTGACACTGATCCTCGGGGGCGAGCCGCGTCAAGCCATCGAACTCATCGGTGATCGCAGCGCGGCTGGCGGCGACGTCCTCGCCCTCAGCGGAGAGATCATCCACGCCCGAGCGTTGGGCGCGAGCGGCCGAGTCGATGAGGCCCGCGCCATGCTTGAGGCGACGTTCGCCAAAGCGAGTTCGGCGCTTGGGAGCGACTCGGCCCTGGCGATCGAAGCGGAACTGCGCTTCGCAGAACTGCTGGCGCGCGCGGCTCAAGTGGCTGATGCCAAGCCTCACTTCGAGAACGCGATTGCGCTGAGGCGGCGCACCCTCGGCCGGTCGCATCGTCAGACGCTTGAGGCAGAGTTGGGCCGGGCTTCGGTCCTGCTCGCGGTCGGCGAGTTGGATTCCATCGAACCGACGCCCGCCGCACTGTACGAGGACTGCCACAAAACGCTTGGTCCGGCGCATCGAGTTACAACAGAAGCGGCTGAAGTGCTGGCGCTGTTCCTGATTCAGTCTGATGAACTTGAAGAGGCAGAGTCGCTGCTCAACCGCATGCTCGACACAGCTGGTCCGGAGTTCGAGTATCGTGCGTGGAGAATCGCCGCGCCGGCGACAATCCTCGCCGATCGGTACGAGGCACTGCACGCGCAGTTTCCATCAGAGGACTACGGCGAGCGGGCGGCGATTTGGAGAGCGCGTTCGACAACGCTCCCGCCCGCGGGCGCCGATCAATGA
- the atpG gene encoding ATP synthase F1 subunit gamma, whose product MAQIREIKKRIKAVGNIRRITNTMQMIATARFKSALDRATATKPYTEKVRTLVGELAASAGGVSHYLFQAPTPSPNRELLLVLTSDRGLCGAYNSNVLRTATTYLRSMQRERRLEVVGKKGVLFYRFAGFDVARQHQFGEKPTYAAVEVLAERLMREFKEGVYDKVSVAYMKFISAGRQMPVVESILPLSAPEHADAGGPRRIAEYEFSPDAESLLADLLPITVKTSLFQAINDAVVSEHVSRMVAMKAATDNAGKLSKTLRRNYNRARQAQITTELNEIIGGSAALG is encoded by the coding sequence ATGGCACAAATCCGCGAGATCAAGAAGCGCATCAAGGCCGTCGGCAACATCCGACGCATTACCAACACGATGCAGATGATCGCCACGGCCCGCTTCAAGAGCGCCCTGGATCGCGCTACGGCGACCAAGCCATACACCGAGAAAGTCCGCACGCTCGTGGGCGAATTGGCCGCCAGCGCCGGCGGTGTCTCCCACTACCTCTTCCAGGCGCCCACGCCTTCGCCCAACCGCGAGCTGCTGCTGGTCCTGACGTCGGATCGCGGCCTGTGCGGCGCGTACAACTCGAATGTCCTGCGAACCGCCACCACCTACCTTCGCTCGATGCAGCGCGAGCGTCGCCTCGAGGTCGTGGGCAAGAAGGGCGTGCTGTTCTATCGCTTTGCCGGCTTTGACGTGGCCCGGCAGCACCAGTTCGGCGAGAAGCCGACCTACGCCGCCGTCGAGGTTTTGGCTGAGCGGCTCATGCGAGAATTCAAAGAGGGCGTGTACGACAAAGTGTCCGTGGCGTACATGAAGTTCATCTCGGCCGGGCGGCAGATGCCGGTCGTCGAGTCGATCCTTCCGCTGAGCGCGCCCGAGCACGCCGATGCGGGCGGTCCCAGGCGCATCGCGGAGTACGAGTTCAGTCCCGACGCCGAGAGCCTGCTGGCCGATCTGTTGCCCATCACCGTTAAGACGAGCCTGTTCCAGGCGATCAACGACGCGGTGGTCAGCGAGCATGTCTCGCGGATGGTGGCCATGAAGGCCGCGACCGACAACGCCGGTAAGTTGAGCAAAACCCTGCGACGCAACTACAACCGCGCCCGCCAGGCGCAGATCACCACCGAACTGAACGAAATCATCGGCGGCTCGGCGGCGCTGGGCTGA
- a CDS encoding acyl-CoA desaturase, with protein MTQVVERVGGVAIGSRPLPSIRATGTAPVALAAEDARQPLGGASPAPAAIGAGRSPLVRLGIALRRLTLVTVIHLSLVFVPFVFFSWEMVAATVFTYCFLMIGMAGWMHRYFSHRTFRTSRAFQFILAFWAGCGAQRGTLWWAAHHRRHHAFADTVDDPHTPTLLAFWRSHMVWIFEDAHQQSNYKWVRDLARYPELRFLDKWYWTPPIVYWTSFGLLGAWLGHARGIGAGAGAGAMLVWGPVLGTVLAWHATFCINSVTHLWGRRRYDTGDDSRNVSWLSWINFGEGWHNNHHYYPHSANLGFHWWQVDPAYYVILLAEKLGLIWDVKKAPPRAVEGQVRRAKPRPEHFERD; from the coding sequence ATGACGCAAGTGGTGGAACGTGTCGGGGGCGTGGCCATCGGGTCCAGGCCTCTGCCGTCGATCCGAGCAACTGGAACGGCGCCCGTCGCCCTCGCGGCCGAGGACGCCCGGCAGCCGTTGGGCGGCGCCTCACCCGCGCCGGCCGCGATCGGCGCCGGACGCTCTCCCCTGGTCCGCCTGGGCATCGCCCTGCGCCGGCTCACGCTGGTGACGGTGATCCACCTGTCGCTGGTGTTCGTGCCGTTCGTCTTCTTCTCGTGGGAGATGGTGGCGGCGACGGTGTTCACCTACTGCTTCCTGATGATCGGGATGGCGGGGTGGATGCACCGCTATTTCAGTCACCGCACGTTCCGCACGAGTCGCGCGTTCCAGTTCATCCTCGCCTTCTGGGCGGGCTGCGGCGCGCAGCGCGGCACGCTTTGGTGGGCGGCGCATCACCGCCGGCACCATGCATTTGCCGACACCGTCGATGACCCGCACACTCCCACGCTGCTCGCGTTCTGGCGATCGCACATGGTCTGGATCTTCGAAGACGCGCATCAGCAGTCGAACTACAAATGGGTGCGCGACCTGGCGCGGTATCCCGAACTGCGCTTCCTCGACAAGTGGTACTGGACGCCACCGATTGTCTACTGGACCTCTTTCGGCCTGCTCGGCGCCTGGCTGGGACACGCCCGCGGCATCGGCGCTGGCGCTGGCGCCGGCGCGATGCTCGTATGGGGACCGGTGCTGGGTACGGTGCTGGCCTGGCACGCCACGTTCTGCATCAACTCAGTCACGCACCTGTGGGGCCGGCGGCGTTACGACACCGGCGACGACAGCCGCAATGTCTCCTGGCTCTCGTGGATTAACTTCGGCGAAGGCTGGCACAACAACCACCACTACTACCCGCACTCGGCCAACCTCGGCTTCCACTGGTGGCAGGTTGACCCGGCGTACTACGTCATCCTGCTGGCCGAAAAGCTCGGTCTGATCTGGGATGTCAAGAAGGCCCCGCCGCGCGCGGTCGAGGGCCAGGTCCGCCGCGCCAAGCCGCGACCCGAACATTTCGAACGCGATTGA
- the hisS gene encoding histidine--tRNA ligase gives MAEKEGKRGKKFQGPKGTRDFYPREMARRRYIERAWRKVAIRHGFDEIEGPTFESSDLYAVKSGEGILGELFQAFSGKSPEEVEQVKATGRAPYALRPEFTPTLARMFADRAASLPRPTKWFAIPLHYRAERPQRGRLREFLQWNVDVIGDDSPAADAEVIAAAIALFRELGLESKHLTVRLSNRDLVSEMLQSSGVAEADLQAALTLLDRRDRMPAEQFDASCAEIGLDSGAFIRGLDQVQSQMNEALAALESGRTIPPIDRSSPATAGLVALLSELAARAILRWCEFDFSIVRGLAYYTGTVFEITAQGQRAIAGGGRYDRLIEMFGGPPTPAVGFGMGDVVLSLVLEESGLMPDEEMLAEHLNTRPDAFVISTGGTECDAAVVPLVAELQRAGLHARRSYKSTSKVEKLLKDAASCFARTAIIIDDEYSAGTVSVKDFTDGRQHILKREELLAWIRQRRAAKP, from the coding sequence GGCCCGCAGACGCTACATCGAGCGAGCTTGGCGCAAAGTGGCTATCCGGCACGGCTTTGACGAGATTGAAGGGCCCACCTTCGAATCCTCCGACCTTTACGCCGTCAAGAGCGGCGAGGGGATCCTCGGCGAACTCTTCCAGGCCTTCAGCGGCAAAAGCCCCGAAGAGGTCGAGCAGGTCAAAGCCACCGGCCGGGCGCCCTATGCCCTGCGGCCGGAGTTCACGCCCACGCTCGCCCGCATGTTCGCCGACAGGGCTGCCTCGCTGCCCCGGCCGACGAAGTGGTTCGCCATCCCGCTGCACTACCGCGCCGAGCGGCCCCAGCGCGGCCGGCTGCGCGAGTTTCTTCAGTGGAACGTCGATGTCATCGGCGACGACTCGCCCGCGGCCGACGCCGAGGTCATTGCGGCGGCCATCGCGCTCTTTCGCGAACTCGGCCTGGAATCGAAGCATCTCACGGTGCGCCTGAGCAACCGCGATCTCGTCTCCGAAATGCTGCAAAGCAGCGGGGTGGCCGAAGCAGATCTGCAGGCGGCACTTACGCTGCTTGACCGGCGCGACCGCATGCCGGCCGAGCAGTTCGATGCATCGTGCGCTGAGATCGGCCTCGATTCCGGCGCGTTTATCCGCGGACTCGACCAGGTACAGAGCCAGATGAACGAGGCGCTGGCCGCGCTCGAGAGCGGACGGACGATCCCGCCGATTGACAGGAGTTCCCCGGCGACGGCGGGCCTCGTGGCGTTGCTGTCCGAACTGGCGGCTCGCGCGATCCTCAGGTGGTGCGAGTTTGACTTCTCGATCGTGCGCGGCCTGGCGTACTACACAGGCACCGTGTTCGAGATCACCGCGCAGGGCCAGCGGGCCATTGCCGGCGGCGGGCGCTACGACCGGCTCATCGAGATGTTCGGCGGCCCGCCCACGCCTGCCGTTGGCTTTGGAATGGGTGACGTCGTGCTCTCGCTCGTGCTCGAAGAGAGCGGTCTGATGCCCGATGAGGAGATGCTCGCCGAACATCTCAACACGAGGCCCGACGCGTTCGTCATTTCGACGGGCGGCACGGAGTGCGACGCGGCGGTGGTGCCGCTGGTGGCTGAACTGCAGCGCGCCGGACTGCACGCGCGCCGCTCGTACAAGTCCACCAGCAAGGTCGAGAAGTTGCTCAAGGATGCCGCCTCGTGCTTCGCGCGGACGGCGATCATCATCGATGATGAGTACTCGGCCGGCACGGTGTCCGTGAAGGACTTCACCGACGGCCGTCAGCACATCCTCAAGCGCGAGGAACTGCTCGCCTGGATCCGCCAGCGCCGCGCGGCCAAGCCCTGA